In Edaphobacter bradus, the following are encoded in one genomic region:
- a CDS encoding alpha-amylase family glycosyl hydrolase, with the protein MAKLMSHAPAETMPTRVSVWPRYPSVYEINTWVWLSELSQKYGKKVTLASIPAAEWDAIAAYGFDAVWLMGVWERSPAGIAIANQNQTLLDDFRRALPDFRPEDNVGSPYCVRRYVVDEHLGGPQGLAVAREELSNRGMNLILDFVPNHVAIDHPWVAEHPEYFIQSNSDDARKDPSSFIEREGTIFARGRDPFFPAWPDVLQLNAFAPGLRQAVIETVSGIAQQCDGIRCDMAMLLLNLIFQRTWGSRAGQQPATEYWDDVISAVKKSYPGFIFIAEVYWDLEWELQQRGFDFCYDKKLYDRLEHDNAENIRLHLCAELAYQGKLVRFIENHDEPRAAATFLQAKQQAAALTMTTLPGIKLFHEGQFEGRMVRLPVFLGRRPQEPVDQSLQGFYKKLLSAIDKPVFRDGQWSLCERTGWSDNTTFQNLVAWSWIRGNERYLIIINLSNCPAQSRVRVPWADAGGGEWHLLDAISGAIYERAGDEMSSPGLYVELDPWNYHFFECLRMNKT; encoded by the coding sequence ATGGCGAAGTTGATGAGCCACGCTCCAGCAGAGACAATGCCGACGCGTGTGTCCGTGTGGCCCCGATACCCAAGCGTGTATGAGATCAACACCTGGGTCTGGCTCTCAGAACTGAGCCAGAAATACGGAAAGAAAGTCACCTTGGCTTCGATTCCCGCAGCCGAGTGGGATGCCATCGCCGCTTATGGCTTCGATGCAGTGTGGTTGATGGGGGTTTGGGAACGGAGTCCTGCAGGTATCGCGATTGCGAATCAAAACCAGACTCTGCTAGACGATTTTCGGCGAGCGCTCCCTGACTTTCGCCCGGAGGACAATGTAGGATCGCCCTATTGCGTTCGACGCTACGTTGTTGACGAGCATCTCGGGGGGCCTCAAGGTTTGGCTGTTGCTCGAGAGGAACTCTCGAATCGGGGCATGAACCTGATCCTTGACTTTGTGCCCAACCATGTTGCCATCGATCATCCGTGGGTCGCAGAACATCCCGAGTATTTCATCCAGAGCAATTCTGACGACGCCAGGAAGGACCCTTCTTCCTTCATTGAAAGAGAGGGAACAATTTTCGCTCGGGGACGGGATCCCTTCTTCCCGGCCTGGCCGGACGTTCTGCAGTTGAACGCCTTTGCCCCGGGGCTTCGACAGGCTGTGATCGAAACCGTATCAGGCATTGCCCAGCAATGCGATGGCATTCGCTGCGACATGGCCATGCTTTTACTGAACTTGATCTTCCAACGTACGTGGGGTAGCCGTGCCGGACAGCAACCCGCAACGGAGTACTGGGACGATGTAATCTCCGCCGTCAAGAAAAGCTATCCCGGTTTCATCTTCATCGCCGAGGTTTACTGGGATCTGGAATGGGAACTTCAGCAGCGCGGATTTGACTTCTGCTACGACAAGAAGCTTTACGATCGCCTGGAACACGACAACGCGGAGAATATCCGTCTTCATCTTTGTGCAGAGCTGGCTTATCAGGGAAAGCTGGTCCGTTTCATCGAAAACCATGACGAACCGCGGGCTGCGGCTACTTTTTTGCAGGCGAAGCAGCAGGCCGCTGCGCTGACGATGACCACGCTCCCGGGAATTAAGCTTTTTCATGAAGGCCAGTTCGAGGGACGCATGGTGAGACTGCCCGTGTTTCTGGGTAGGCGTCCGCAGGAACCTGTGGATCAGAGCCTCCAGGGTTTCTACAAAAAGCTTCTCTCTGCGATAGATAAGCCCGTTTTTCGCGATGGCCAGTGGAGCCTGTGTGAACGAACGGGCTGGTCCGATAACACGACCTTTCAGAATCTGGTGGCCTGGAGTTGGATAAGAGGCAACGAGCGATACCTGATCATCATCAATCTCAGCAACTGTCCCGCGCAGAGCCGGGTACGAGTCCCGTGGGCGGATGCAGGCGGTGGAGAGTGGCACTTGCTGGACGCGATATCAGGTGCGATCTATGAGCGTGCTGGAGATGAGATGAGCTCGCCGGGCCTGTACGTGGAACTCGACCCATGGAACTACCACTTCTTCGAGTGTCTGCGTATGAACAAGACATAG
- a CDS encoding MGH1-like glycoside hydrolase domain-containing protein, which produces MWRAQRRGPMESTPKSPIDYIETAEQKRLNDAREQGIPWKKWGPYLSERQWGTVREDYSADGNAWDYFSHDQSRSRAYRWGEDGLAGISDDKQQLCFALTLWNGCDPILKERLFGLTNSESNHGEDVKEYYFYIDSTPTHSYMKYLYKYPQGEYPYWNLVETNRRRSREEMEYELLDTGIFDENRYFDVFVEYAKADSEDVLVRISVHNRGPEAAHLHVLPTLWFRNTWSWAAGKPKPVLGQIDENKIRASHLQLGDYTLQCEGAGELLFTENESNASRLWGQPNPSPYVKDAFHQYVISGARDAVNPSKTGTKAAVHYVLEVPAGGSKAVRLRLSARPASDAFGTFDKIFDSRLSDANEFYERITPKQLSEDERRVHRQALAGMLWSKQYYYFDLDRWLIEHDSHPMVGSGKGSTRNADWFHMLNSDVISMPDKWEYPWYAAWDLAFHTIALSLVDFDFAKEQLLLMLRNLYAHPNGQIPAYEWNFGDVNPPVHAWATLFLYRIETELGRADIRFLERSFQGLMLNFNWWVNRKDPQGRNVFAGGFLGLDNIGVFDRSAPLPTGGYLDQADGTAWMAFYCQCMLEIALILSDYDPMYEEIAYRFFEHFAWIAYAMDRVGAHHDEMWDEGDGFFYDLLHFPNGDTMRLRIRSMVGLLPLCASTVVDRESLLLKHPRFIEMISLFRKRHPEVIQKIASAEDLDKGGYMGRRLLTTCNRPKLLRVLRYMLDENEFLSPYGIRSLSKYHLEHPFVFYLQGQEYKVQYLPAESNTGMFGGNSNWRGPIWMPVNGLIIRALLQMYPFYGPDFKVECPTGSGNYMTLFEVAKEIARRNASMFLRDANGHRPVYGGTRKFQDDPHWKDYILFYEYFHGENGAGLGASHQTGWTGLVARGLDLFVRLKAEDLLSAAKGEVAAKLTRQQVAGQKV; this is translated from the coding sequence GTGTGGCGCGCACAAAGGAGAGGACCAATGGAATCAACTCCCAAGTCTCCAATTGACTACATCGAAACCGCCGAGCAGAAACGCCTGAACGACGCTCGTGAACAGGGTATTCCCTGGAAGAAGTGGGGACCGTACCTCAGTGAGCGACAGTGGGGCACAGTGCGCGAAGATTACAGCGCCGACGGAAACGCCTGGGACTACTTCTCGCACGATCAGTCCCGATCGCGTGCCTACCGCTGGGGCGAAGATGGGTTAGCCGGGATCTCGGACGACAAGCAACAGCTATGCTTCGCGCTGACGCTGTGGAACGGTTGCGACCCAATTCTGAAAGAACGCTTGTTTGGCCTGACGAACAGCGAGTCCAACCACGGTGAAGACGTCAAGGAATACTATTTCTATATCGACAGTACTCCTACGCACTCGTACATGAAGTACCTGTACAAGTACCCGCAGGGAGAATATCCCTATTGGAATCTGGTGGAGACCAACCGGCGACGCTCGCGCGAAGAGATGGAGTACGAACTTCTCGATACGGGTATTTTCGATGAGAATCGATACTTCGATGTCTTTGTGGAGTATGCCAAGGCCGATTCGGAAGACGTGCTGGTCCGGATCTCAGTCCACAATCGAGGTCCAGAAGCAGCCCATCTTCACGTGCTTCCGACCCTGTGGTTTCGCAACACCTGGTCCTGGGCAGCTGGCAAACCGAAGCCTGTTTTGGGTCAGATCGATGAGAACAAGATACGCGCTTCTCACCTGCAGCTTGGCGATTACACCTTGCAATGTGAGGGCGCGGGGGAGCTTCTCTTTACCGAGAACGAATCCAATGCCAGCCGTCTTTGGGGACAGCCCAATCCCTCGCCTTACGTCAAAGATGCCTTTCATCAATACGTAATCTCCGGGGCGCGGGATGCGGTCAATCCTTCGAAGACAGGAACCAAAGCTGCTGTCCATTACGTGCTTGAAGTTCCGGCCGGAGGAAGCAAGGCTGTGCGTTTGCGGCTGAGCGCGAGGCCAGCGAGCGACGCATTCGGTACGTTTGACAAGATATTCGACAGCCGCCTCTCGGATGCGAATGAGTTCTATGAGCGCATCACTCCTAAGCAGTTGAGCGAAGATGAACGGCGCGTCCACCGCCAGGCCCTTGCCGGAATGCTGTGGTCCAAGCAGTACTACTACTTCGATCTCGATAGGTGGCTCATCGAGCACGACTCGCACCCTATGGTTGGCTCCGGCAAGGGAAGCACTCGCAACGCTGACTGGTTCCACATGCTCAACAGCGACGTCATCTCCATGCCCGACAAGTGGGAGTACCCCTGGTATGCCGCGTGGGACTTGGCCTTTCACACCATTGCCCTCTCGCTGGTCGACTTCGACTTCGCCAAAGAGCAGCTCCTGCTCATGCTCAGAAACCTCTACGCCCATCCCAACGGCCAGATCCCGGCATACGAGTGGAACTTCGGCGACGTCAACCCACCAGTGCACGCCTGGGCCACCTTATTCCTCTACAGAATTGAGACAGAACTTGGCCGCGCCGACATCCGCTTTTTGGAACGCTCCTTCCAGGGACTGATGTTGAACTTCAACTGGTGGGTCAACCGCAAGGATCCGCAGGGGCGCAACGTCTTTGCCGGCGGCTTCCTCGGACTCGACAACATCGGTGTCTTCGATCGCAGCGCGCCACTGCCGACGGGCGGATACCTGGATCAGGCCGACGGTACCGCATGGATGGCTTTCTACTGTCAGTGCATGCTTGAGATTGCGCTCATTCTAAGCGACTACGACCCAATGTACGAGGAGATTGCCTACCGTTTCTTTGAGCATTTCGCCTGGATCGCCTATGCCATGGACCGCGTTGGCGCGCACCACGACGAGATGTGGGATGAAGGGGACGGATTTTTCTACGATCTGCTCCATTTCCCGAACGGCGACACCATGCGCCTCAGAATTCGCTCGATGGTCGGACTGCTACCCCTATGCGCGTCGACCGTAGTTGACCGGGAAAGCCTTTTACTAAAACATCCACGCTTTATTGAAATGATTTCGTTGTTCCGTAAGCGTCATCCGGAAGTGATCCAAAAGATCGCTTCAGCCGAGGACCTGGATAAAGGCGGATATATGGGGCGCAGGCTGTTGACGACTTGCAATAGGCCAAAGCTATTGCGCGTTCTGAGGTACATGCTCGACGAGAACGAGTTTCTCAGTCCGTACGGCATACGTTCGCTGTCGAAATATCACCTGGAGCATCCCTTCGTGTTTTACCTGCAAGGACAGGAATATAAGGTTCAGTACCTCCCCGCAGAGTCGAATACCGGCATGTTTGGTGGCAACTCCAACTGGCGGGGACCGATCTGGATGCCGGTGAACGGGCTGATCATTCGCGCCTTGCTGCAAATGTATCCATTCTATGGACCTGACTTTAAAGTTGAATGTCCCACTGGCTCGGGCAATTACATGACGCTGTTTGAAGTGGCGAAGGAAATCGCCCGCCGGAACGCAAGCATGTTTCTGCGCGATGCCAATGGACACCGCCCGGTCTACGGAGGAACCAGGAAGTTCCAGGACGATCCTCACTGGAAGGATTACATCCTCTTCTACGAATATTTCCACGGCGAGAATGGCGCCGGGCTGGGGGCCAGCCATCAGACAGGCTGGACTGGCCTTGTCGCGCGCGGGCTTGATCTATTCGTGCGGCTAAAGGCGGAAGATTTGCTGAGTGCCGCTAAAGGAGAGGTTGCTGCTAAGTTGACCCGGCAGCAGGTGGCAGGGCAGAAAGTGTGA
- a CDS encoding TetR/AcrR family transcriptional regulator gives MLMAHIRIHKFRKYCGAYRYVLPGIDLVDQGTEKHMGYSAAETAKKHERILDESIRLFREWGFSGVSVSEVMSAAGLTHGPFYNHFASKESLMSEALTREMERATGDLDKLPPTQQGKARYVDDYLSKKHMTDSGGGCAVAALASEVRQEQHVQGAFTDKLRDFIQKIAIRFPWRSRRSARGDAIHMFASMVGALILARAVNDNEFAQEILTETRKRIV, from the coding sequence ATGCTGATGGCGCACATACGGATTCACAAATTTCGAAAATATTGTGGTGCATATCGGTACGTGCTGCCTGGCATTGATCTCGTTGATCAAGGAACGGAGAAGCACATGGGGTACTCAGCAGCAGAAACCGCCAAAAAACATGAGCGGATTCTCGATGAGTCGATTCGGCTATTTCGAGAATGGGGGTTTTCAGGAGTCAGTGTCAGCGAAGTGATGAGCGCGGCCGGCCTGACCCATGGTCCCTTTTACAATCATTTTGCCTCGAAAGAATCTCTCATGTCCGAAGCTCTCACACGTGAGATGGAGCGAGCCACGGGCGACTTGGATAAGTTGCCTCCGACTCAGCAAGGTAAAGCTCGATACGTGGACGACTACTTGAGCAAAAAGCACATGACCGATTCGGGTGGAGGATGTGCCGTTGCCGCTCTGGCTTCTGAGGTTCGCCAGGAACAGCATGTGCAAGGTGCCTTTACGGACAAGCTAAGAGATTTCATTCAAAAAATCGCGATCCGCTTCCCCTGGCGCTCTCGTCGCTCCGCGCGCGGCGATGCGATCCATATGTTTGCGTCTATGGTGGGGGCTCTTATCCTTGCCCGGGCTGTGAATGATAACGAGTTTGCTCAGGAGATTCTTACTGAGACACGGAAACGCATTGTGTGA
- a CDS encoding SDR family oxidoreductase, whose protein sequence is MKIRDSVAFVTGANRGIGLVFAQELLAAGARKVYAAARNPESIPLSGVERVRLDVTNPEAVASAARASGDVNRLINNAGIALWTGFLAPGSVEAARSEMETNYFGPLYLSRAFAPALAKNSGGAIVNVLSILSWVAVPSAGTYSASKTAAWALTNWLRTGLREQGTQVLGVHAGPVDTDMASGLTLPKVTPVDVVRQVLNALEAGRDEVLVDDMTRQVKAGLSDEPGIYLNFDPEAALPAAN, encoded by the coding sequence ATGAAGATTCGCGATTCAGTCGCATTCGTAACAGGCGCAAACCGGGGAATTGGTCTGGTATTTGCACAAGAGCTGCTCGCCGCCGGGGCACGAAAAGTCTATGCCGCAGCACGAAACCCAGAAAGCATTCCACTCAGCGGGGTCGAGCGGGTGCGTCTGGACGTAACGAATCCCGAAGCCGTTGCTTCTGCCGCGAGGGCGAGTGGGGACGTGAACCGGCTCATCAACAACGCAGGGATTGCACTTTGGACAGGCTTTTTAGCACCCGGTTCCGTCGAAGCTGCACGGTCAGAAATGGAGACCAACTATTTTGGGCCGCTCTACCTCAGTCGTGCGTTTGCTCCGGCCCTGGCGAAGAACAGTGGAGGAGCCATCGTCAACGTTCTCTCTATCCTGAGTTGGGTAGCCGTTCCCTCGGCCGGAACGTACAGTGCCTCCAAAACAGCCGCCTGGGCTCTGACAAATTGGCTGCGGACTGGCTTGCGTGAGCAGGGAACACAGGTGCTGGGTGTACATGCCGGTCCTGTGGACACGGACATGGCTAGTGGGCTGACTCTTCCGAAGGTGACGCCTGTCGATGTAGTTCGGCAGGTACTAAACGCACTCGAAGCCGGCCGCGATGAGGTGCTCGTCGATGACATGACCCGACAGGTGAAGGCCGGCCTATCCGACGAGCCGGGCATCTACCTCAACTTCGATCCTGAAGCCGCCCTTCCTGCAGCGAACTAA
- a CDS encoding SDR family oxidoreductase, with the protein MGKLDGKTALVTGANSGIGLATAKQFVNEGAYVFITGRRQAELDAAVKEIGKNVTAIQGDVSNLSDLDRLFAQIKRDKARLDIIFANAGVAQYSPFGQITEEHYEFHFNINVKGVLFTVQKALPLLPDGASVILNGSIVGSKGMSSNSVYSATKAALRSFARTWTTDLKSRRIRVNVVSPGPIDTPGLDKLLASGQVGEERRKAIHAAVPLGRIGTPDEIAKAVVFLASHDSSFVTGTELFVDGGFAQV; encoded by the coding sequence ATGGGGAAATTAGACGGAAAGACAGCACTCGTTACGGGCGCCAATAGCGGGATCGGGTTGGCGACAGCAAAACAATTTGTCAATGAAGGAGCCTACGTTTTCATCACAGGACGGAGACAGGCCGAGCTGGACGCCGCCGTGAAGGAAATTGGCAAAAACGTCACCGCCATCCAGGGAGACGTATCGAATCTCTCCGACCTTGATCGCCTCTTTGCACAAATCAAGCGCGACAAAGCCCGGCTCGATATTATCTTCGCAAACGCCGGTGTCGCGCAGTACTCCCCCTTCGGCCAGATCACCGAAGAGCACTACGAATTCCACTTCAATATCAATGTAAAAGGCGTGCTCTTCACTGTGCAGAAAGCCCTGCCGCTGTTGCCCGACGGCGCTTCGGTCATCCTGAACGGATCGATCGTCGGCAGCAAGGGGATGTCCTCCAACAGCGTCTACAGCGCGACAAAAGCCGCTCTTCGCTCCTTTGCACGAACCTGGACCACCGATCTCAAGAGCCGCCGCATTCGGGTCAATGTGGTAAGCCCCGGCCCCATTGATACGCCCGGCCTGGATAAGCTCCTGGCGTCCGGGCAGGTCGGGGAAGAGCGCCGCAAAGCCATTCACGCCGCTGTTCCTCTCGGCCGCATTGGAACACCCGACGAAATCGCAAAAGCCGTGGTCTTCCTCGCGTCCCACGATAGCAGCTTCGTCACGGGAACAGAGTTATTCGTGGACGGCGGTTTTGCGCAGGTCTGA
- a CDS encoding serine hydrolase, whose protein sequence is MMLVDKANLKLNGVVGDYLPSFPHSNVCVSGDDDETISRAAERQITILDMLTHTSGLIYEFTGTTRFIVTIGVTV, encoded by the coding sequence ATGATGCTGGTTGACAAAGCTAACCTCAAACTCAATGGCGTAGTTGGAGATTACTTACCGTCTTTCCCGCACTCAAATGTCTGCGTCTCGGGCGATGATGACGAAACCATCTCGCGCGCCGCTGAGCGACAGATAACCATCCTAGATATGCTGACGCATACTTCCGGTCTGATCTATGAATTCACGGGAACTACCCGGTTCATCGTTACTATCGGCGTCACGGTGTAA
- a CDS encoding NmrA family NAD(P)-binding protein, with protein sequence MSKMFLVTGSTGSTGSKTVKFLLDTGVRVRAFVHNEDERSAALAAQGAEIVRGDLLDFEAVRSALEGAQGAYFVYPIRPGILQASAYFAQAAKEAGIEIVVNMSQISARREAKSHAAQNHWISEQVFNWSGVPTTHLRPTLFAEWALYWIDQIKTGTLRLPFGTGKHAPIAAEDQARVIAKILLTPQEHKGQVYRLYGEKEYSFAEIAAEIGKVIGRPLGYEQVDAWTLKKLTANIPRRNYQGREQVVTDTLWQHFEEIAKDHQNGVFAGTNDLVKKIGGQRPIGLPEYLEAHRSAFLS encoded by the coding sequence ATGTCGAAGATGTTTTTGGTAACGGGATCGACTGGATCGACGGGAAGCAAAACCGTGAAATTCCTGCTCGATACAGGAGTTCGCGTGCGAGCATTCGTTCACAACGAGGATGAGCGTTCGGCGGCTTTGGCCGCCCAGGGTGCCGAAATTGTGAGGGGCGATCTGCTGGATTTCGAAGCCGTCCGCTCTGCACTTGAAGGAGCTCAGGGCGCGTATTTTGTTTACCCCATCAGGCCCGGCATCCTGCAGGCATCGGCCTATTTCGCTCAGGCAGCGAAGGAGGCTGGCATCGAGATCGTGGTGAACATGTCCCAGATTTCGGCGCGCCGGGAGGCCAAGAGTCACGCTGCCCAGAATCACTGGATTTCGGAACAGGTCTTTAACTGGTCCGGCGTGCCCACGACGCATCTTCGTCCAACCCTATTCGCGGAATGGGCTCTCTACTGGATCGATCAAATCAAGACGGGAACCTTACGGTTGCCCTTCGGGACCGGAAAGCATGCGCCGATCGCGGCGGAGGATCAGGCCCGGGTGATAGCGAAAATCCTGCTCACCCCGCAAGAGCACAAGGGACAAGTGTACCGGCTCTATGGAGAGAAAGAGTACAGCTTTGCCGAAATTGCTGCCGAGATCGGAAAGGTCATCGGCAGACCCCTGGGCTATGAACAAGTGGATGCCTGGACGCTAAAGAAGTTGACTGCCAACATCCCTCGTCGAAATTACCAAGGCCGAGAACAAGTTGTTACCGATACACTCTGGCAGCACTTCGAGGAGATTGCGAAAGACCACCAGAATGGAGTATTTGCTGGAACAAACGATCTGGTTAAAAAGATCGGAGGACAACGACCAATCGGGCTGCCTGAATACCTTGAGGCGCACCGAAGCGCGTTTCTGTCTTAA
- a CDS encoding SAM-dependent methyltransferase, which yields MTDTTTKVQEHYSGTGLTDRIKSALASFAPEDQTVTIAQLAPLDQFHTRGILATADLAKAAGIEPATRVLDLGCGIGGPARYLAATFGCKVTGVDLSPAFIDAANYLTARTGMSDRLTFQVGNALDLPFADGNFDVVFLQHVAMNIEHRSALYSEVCRILTSGGRFATYDLVLREGGVLYPVPWARDASTSFLLSELDTRTTLEQVGFKTILWRDDTQIALNWFKEAMAGAPPTGPSLGFVMGTDFQEMIGNLARNLRERRLGLLSAVLTKK from the coding sequence ATGACCGATACGACCACCAAAGTACAGGAGCATTACAGTGGCACTGGCCTCACCGACCGCATTAAGTCGGCCCTCGCGAGCTTCGCGCCCGAGGATCAGACAGTGACCATCGCTCAACTCGCTCCACTCGACCAGTTCCACACTCGCGGTATCCTCGCCACGGCCGACCTTGCCAAGGCGGCTGGCATTGAGCCCGCAACCCGCGTGTTGGATCTTGGTTGTGGCATCGGCGGCCCCGCGCGCTATCTCGCCGCCACTTTCGGCTGTAAGGTTACGGGTGTTGACCTGAGCCCTGCCTTTATCGACGCAGCCAACTACCTGACGGCGCGCACCGGAATGTCAGACCGCCTTACGTTCCAGGTAGGCAATGCTTTAGATCTGCCCTTCGCCGACGGGAATTTCGATGTAGTGTTCCTACAGCACGTGGCGATGAACATTGAGCACCGTTCCGCCCTCTATAGCGAGGTGTGCCGCATCCTTACCTCTGGCGGACGATTTGCAACTTACGATCTGGTTCTGCGCGAGGGCGGTGTCCTTTATCCCGTCCCCTGGGCGCGCGATGCCTCGACCAGTTTCCTGCTTAGCGAACTCGACACACGCACGACACTTGAACAAGTTGGGTTCAAGACAATCCTCTGGCGCGACGACACCCAAATCGCTCTCAACTGGTTTAAGGAGGCGATGGCCGGTGCGCCGCCGACCGGACCGAGCCTCGGCTTTGTGATGGGTACCGATTTCCAGGAAATGATCGGCAACCTAGCTCGCAACCTGCGCGAGAGGCGTCTTGGGCTCTTGTCCGCGGTTCTAACAAAGAAGTGA
- a CDS encoding TetR/AcrR family transcriptional regulator → MFDNIYHGRLSIGHPLEQTMRKSRQEAAETRERIVKVAAREFNESGIQSTGLTEIMAAAGLTHGGFYKHFSSKDQLVAEAVEAALERIADSMQSPKANRSLEETVGVYLSKKHRDNSEEACPLASVGSELRHADQDTRQIASKGVEQIITIIASHLPELPPKEAKARAHGIAAAMIGGMMLSRIVTDPKLSDSLLRDTKAFVLKH, encoded by the coding sequence ATGTTTGATAACATCTATCATGGGCGTCTCTCTATTGGGCACCCCTTGGAGCAAACAATGAGGAAGTCTCGCCAAGAAGCAGCGGAGACCCGCGAGCGGATCGTCAAGGTCGCCGCTCGCGAGTTCAATGAAAGCGGAATCCAGAGCACTGGCCTGACCGAGATTATGGCTGCCGCGGGTCTCACCCATGGCGGCTTCTATAAGCATTTCTCATCGAAGGACCAGCTTGTCGCTGAAGCTGTCGAGGCCGCTCTTGAACGTATCGCGGATTCGATGCAGAGTCCAAAAGCCAATCGCTCCCTAGAAGAAACAGTTGGAGTGTACCTGTCGAAGAAACACCGCGACAATTCCGAAGAAGCGTGTCCGCTGGCATCTGTGGGCTCCGAGTTGCGTCACGCCGATCAAGATACTCGCCAGATAGCCTCGAAGGGCGTCGAGCAAATCATCACGATCATCGCGTCCCATCTTCCTGAACTCCCCCCGAAGGAAGCGAAGGCTCGCGCTCATGGGATCGCAGCCGCGATGATTGGCGGCATGATGCTGTCTCGCATCGTGACCGATCCGAAGCTCTCCGACAGTCTTCTGCGTGACACCAAAGCCTTCGTTCTGAAGCATTAA
- a CDS encoding SDR family NAD(P)-dependent oxidoreductase: protein MSRCLARQRFQLAVTKAALRLYVRTRTNELKGRKIRANIISPSLIETPIIEAQFPDKAAADQIRGYFASIPPLGRVGRPEEIASIALFLASDESSYITGIDLPVDGGIVVV from the coding sequence TTGAGCCGATGCCTCGCTAGGCAGAGATTTCAGCTCGCTGTAACCAAGGCGGCGCTGCGCCTCTACGTGAGGACGCGGACGAATGAGCTCAAGGGAAGGAAGATCCGCGCGAATATCATCAGCCCTAGCCTGATCGAAACGCCGATCATTGAAGCACAGTTCCCGGACAAGGCAGCTGCGGACCAAATCCGTGGGTACTTTGCTTCCATCCCGCCGCTTGGCCGTGTAGGCCGTCCGGAAGAGATCGCCTCGATCGCGCTATTCCTCGCGTCAGACGAGAGCAGCTATATCACAGGTATTGACCTTCCGGTCGATGGCGGAATCGTCGTCGTCTAA
- a CDS encoding helix-turn-helix domain-containing protein produces MNARLIDSGILMGLGDARLSRAVEAMHQHPETSWSLEHLAQLAGMSRARFAVYFRQVVGMTPFDYLTNWRLGVAQTMLRRGSSLKLIASGVGMPMPRPSRESSRNASDFLPLNGSLTVRSTQVEPMPR; encoded by the coding sequence ATGAATGCACGCCTGATTGACAGCGGCATTTTGATGGGACTCGGCGATGCGCGTCTGAGCAGGGCGGTCGAGGCGATGCATCAACACCCTGAAACCTCCTGGTCGCTGGAGCATCTGGCTCAACTTGCGGGTATGTCTCGCGCGCGCTTCGCGGTCTATTTTCGGCAAGTTGTCGGCATGACGCCATTTGATTACCTGACAAACTGGCGACTGGGGGTTGCGCAAACCATGTTGCGGCGAGGGAGCTCGCTGAAACTTATCGCGAGTGGTGTAGGTATGCCAATGCCACGGCCCTCACGCGAGTCTTCACGCAACGCCTCGGACTTTCTCCCTCTGAATGGCTCGCTCACAGTCAGATCCACACAAGTTGAGCCGATGCCTCGCTAG